In Aristaeella hokkaidonensis, the following are encoded in one genomic region:
- a CDS encoding sugar transferase, with the protein MIKHIGSYLKKSSYKLFAYKGAHLILSVGLFYIFFILFRYGSLTSVDTYGFRYNYFVALIYGAMIVFFVRTYNAYLLGYTRVRTLVFGQFLAQLLSIVILYFVISIAWSKFTSFLVFFPMLIAQIILDVIWSYYGNTIFYKLYGKRKTLLIYRNQIDKIRFGTIKGKPTERMYEVTDELQYDGSFSALKDKLQGYDTIFVAGVNSRCRNGILKYCKENNVYGLFLPHIGDTIMQDAKHIQAFDSPVLAISRKELSPEFAVIKRVFDIVSSGLALILLSPVILVTALVIKLYDGGPAFYRQTRLTRDGKEFQILKFRSMRVDAEKDGVARLSTGENDDRITPVGRIVRRYRLDEIPQLINIFKGDMSVVGPRPERPEIAEQYCQSMPEFKLRLQVKAGLTGYAQVYGKYNTSPYEKLEFDLLYINNMSILIDVQLCFATLMTVFRKDSTEGVTGITAIDSEKNINCKERNKMSEEYDN; encoded by the coding sequence ATGATCAAGCACATCGGGTCATATCTGAAGAAGAGCAGTTACAAGCTTTTTGCTTATAAAGGGGCTCATTTGATACTGTCAGTTGGTTTATTCTATATATTCTTTATTTTGTTTAGATATGGATCTTTAACAAGCGTGGATACATATGGTTTCCGTTATAACTATTTTGTTGCATTAATCTATGGAGCAATGATTGTGTTTTTCGTTCGCACTTATAATGCATATCTTCTGGGCTATACCAGAGTCAGGACATTGGTTTTTGGACAGTTTCTTGCACAATTGCTTAGTATAGTAATTCTATATTTTGTTATATCTATAGCATGGAGTAAGTTCACCAGTTTTCTTGTTTTCTTTCCTATGCTTATTGCTCAGATTATCTTGGATGTAATTTGGTCTTATTATGGTAATACGATTTTCTATAAACTATACGGTAAGAGAAAAACCTTACTAATCTATAGAAATCAGATTGATAAAATACGCTTTGGCACAATAAAAGGAAAACCAACAGAGCGTATGTATGAAGTAACAGATGAACTTCAATATGATGGCTCCTTTTCAGCACTGAAAGACAAGCTTCAAGGATACGATACTATTTTCGTTGCTGGTGTTAATTCTCGTTGTAGAAACGGTATCTTGAAATATTGTAAAGAAAACAATGTATATGGTCTTTTCTTGCCGCATATTGGTGATACCATTATGCAGGATGCAAAACATATTCAGGCTTTTGATTCCCCGGTTTTGGCGATTAGCAGAAAAGAATTAAGTCCTGAATTTGCTGTTATAAAGAGAGTGTTTGATATTGTTTCTTCTGGTTTAGCGCTGATCCTCTTAAGTCCGGTTATTCTTGTTACTGCGTTGGTGATAAAACTGTATGATGGCGGTCCTGCTTTCTATCGGCAAACACGCCTCACTCGAGATGGTAAAGAGTTTCAAATCTTAAAATTCCGGTCTATGAGAGTAGATGCTGAAAAGGATGGAGTTGCTAGATTGAGTACAGGGGAAAATGATGATCGAATTACTCCTGTTGGAAGGATTGTACGTAGATATCGACTCGATGAAATACCGCAACTTATAAATATATTCAAGGGAGATATGTCTGTTGTAGGCCCTAGACCTGAAAGACCTGAAATAGCAGAACAGTATTGTCAGAGCATGCCTGAATTCAAACTTAGACTTCAAGTAAAAGCTGGCCTTACTGGCTATGCACAAGTGTATGGGAAATACAATACTTCTCCATATGAAAAGCTTGAGTTTGATCTGCTATATATAAATAATATGAGCATTCTCATAGATGTTCAGTTATGCTTTGCTACACTTATGACTGTATTTAGAAAAGACAGTACAGAAGGTGTTACAGGGATAACTGCAATAGATAGTGAAAAAAACATAAATTGTAAAGAGAGAAACAAAATGTCTGAAGAATATGACAATTAA
- a CDS encoding polysaccharide biosynthesis tyrosine autokinase, producing MNKQGGSIDLARLAVYILKRIWLVILCAAIGFGVMYYRASKAPDTYTASGTMFVTNSNPNLVNYGYTSTSDISSAVQLVNIYSEVVKSETVMQRVLEYAIEPAGENGNEEDILLSQKYPGLTTDDIRKVISMNSIHETPMVQVSCTTTDPKLSADICNSVLQVAPTAIKDVVTAGEAKAQDYAVVPLLANGRADMKKGFIGGLAGAILACAFLTLLFMMNHQVEKPGEITDHYTPPILSYIRRAKGSEKDAGAYLLNEKSDMDLVEGYAKLRMNLLYTLSEKMHRTVLVTSAISGEGKSTIAANLAVSLAMSGKKILLVDADMRRACQSEIFYYDPNASGLADILTGSTTAKKAIVSTVWENLDILPAGSMPSNPCELLESPTMAKLIQELEEQYDLVLMDVPPINIVSDPLALSSQAAGTLFVVRQEFSDHREIRRALVSCEMTGLEVLGFVFYGEKLHQGKYYSKRSQRGYEYYNKYDTRSRVIGDPDNPKKKQKQ from the coding sequence ATGAACAAACAGGGCGGAAGCATCGATCTTGCGAGATTGGCCGTCTACATTCTCAAGCGCATTTGGCTGGTAATCCTCTGCGCTGCCATTGGCTTTGGTGTGATGTATTACCGCGCTTCTAAAGCTCCGGATACATACACAGCTTCCGGAACGATGTTCGTGACCAACAGCAATCCCAATCTGGTGAACTATGGTTACACAAGCACCTCTGATATCTCCAGCGCTGTTCAGCTGGTAAATATCTATAGTGAAGTGGTTAAAAGTGAAACTGTTATGCAGCGTGTCCTGGAATACGCTATAGAACCTGCAGGCGAGAATGGAAATGAGGAGGATATTCTGCTCAGCCAGAAATACCCTGGACTTACTACAGATGACATTCGCAAAGTAATTTCCATGAACTCTATTCATGAAACACCCATGGTTCAGGTGAGTTGTACGACAACAGATCCCAAACTCTCTGCTGATATTTGCAACAGTGTGTTACAGGTTGCTCCAACAGCTATCAAAGATGTAGTTACTGCTGGTGAAGCTAAAGCTCAGGATTATGCTGTTGTTCCGCTTCTTGCCAACGGTAGGGCTGATATGAAGAAAGGCTTCATAGGTGGACTGGCTGGCGCAATTCTGGCTTGTGCTTTCCTGACCCTACTGTTCATGATGAACCATCAGGTAGAAAAACCCGGTGAGATAACAGATCATTATACACCGCCTATCCTTTCTTACATCAGGAGAGCAAAAGGATCAGAAAAAGATGCGGGAGCATATCTGTTAAACGAGAAAAGCGACATGGATCTTGTGGAAGGATATGCCAAGCTCCGCATGAATCTGCTCTATACCTTATCCGAAAAGATGCACAGAACAGTACTGGTTACCAGCGCCATTTCCGGGGAAGGAAAGAGCACCATTGCCGCAAACCTGGCAGTTTCCCTGGCCATGAGCGGAAAAAAGATCTTGCTGGTGGACGCGGATATGCGTCGAGCTTGCCAGAGCGAGATTTTCTACTATGATCCCAATGCCTCTGGCTTGGCGGATATCCTGACTGGAAGTACAACAGCGAAGAAAGCGATTGTTTCTACTGTATGGGAAAACCTGGACATCCTGCCTGCAGGCTCCATGCCGAGCAATCCTTGCGAACTGCTGGAAAGCCCGACGATGGCCAAACTGATTCAGGAACTGGAAGAACAGTACGACCTGGTGCTAATGGACGTACCACCAATCAATATTGTTTCCGATCCTTTGGCACTATCCAGCCAGGCTGCGGGTACCTTGTTCGTGGTTCGCCAGGAGTTCTCGGATCATCGGGAAATCCGTAGGGCATTGGTTTCCTGTGAAATGACTGGCCTGGAGGTATTGGGCTTTGTCTTCTACGGGGAGAAATTGCATCAGGGCAAGTATTACAGTAAGCGCTCCCAGCGGGGATATGAATACTATAACAAATATGATACCCGGTCCAGAGTGATTGGTGATCCGGACAACCCAAAGAAGAAACAGAAACAATGA
- a CDS encoding LCP family glycopolymer transferase, which produces MKKMTKMIIKLIALLLLLCLLPMAVTAEEEKDDKWESFLLICNEGMNNDKGNAGNTLMVAAMEPDQGRIHLMMFTWDTFIDYEGYDVPQKLDMPYRNNGPEEAVKVFNENFGLNIKHYLSLNYLNLASLIDEYGGINVDITRAERNALNGMVASKKIRLQEQVAAGELGQTVIDMLAQEYYLNDFGPNTHLNGLQAVGYGWLQYDSVYNCCQRDANVVAGLFHSAGNFIADKVALYTNETGVPTDDYARRLINLDEITEEDYQFLRDQIAPIFQMSVNNMTEDEIRSITLALAKIAYQAEREGASIFDLIKSTILPLEATQPYDIVAGAQGHLIDKEANIVAVKEFLYTED; this is translated from the coding sequence ATGAAAAAGATGACTAAAATGATTATCAAACTGATCGCCTTGCTTCTTCTCCTGTGTCTGCTTCCTATGGCAGTAACAGCCGAGGAAGAGAAGGATGACAAATGGGAATCTTTCCTGCTGATCTGCAATGAGGGCATGAACAACGATAAGGGCAATGCTGGCAACACCTTGATGGTTGCTGCCATGGAACCTGATCAGGGCAGAATCCACCTTATGATGTTCACCTGGGATACGTTCATTGATTATGAAGGCTATGATGTACCCCAGAAGCTGGATATGCCCTATAGGAATAACGGCCCGGAAGAAGCAGTCAAGGTGTTCAATGAAAACTTTGGCCTGAACATCAAGCACTATCTGAGTTTAAACTACCTGAATCTGGCTTCTTTGATTGATGAATACGGCGGAATCAATGTAGATATCACCCGTGCAGAGCGTAATGCCCTGAATGGTATGGTGGCCTCCAAAAAGATCCGCCTGCAGGAGCAGGTGGCTGCCGGTGAATTGGGACAGACTGTCATAGATATGCTGGCTCAGGAATACTATCTTAACGACTTTGGTCCCAACACTCACCTGAATGGCCTTCAGGCGGTTGGTTACGGATGGCTGCAGTATGACAGCGTGTATAACTGCTGTCAAAGGGATGCGAATGTTGTCGCGGGTCTTTTCCATAGCGCAGGAAACTTTATCGCGGACAAGGTAGCTCTGTATACTAATGAAACCGGTGTACCTACAGACGATTACGCCAGGAGACTCATCAACCTGGATGAAATTACCGAAGAAGATTATCAGTTCCTTCGTGACCAGATCGCTCCCATTTTCCAGATGTCTGTAAACAATATGACTGAGGATGAAATACGGAGTATTACACTCGCTCTCGCCAAGATTGCCTATCAGGCGGAACGGGAAGGTGCGAGTATCTTTGATTTGATTAAATCTACCATTCTTCCTCTAGAAGCGACCCAGCCTTATGACATTGTGGCTGGTGCACAGGGACATTTGATCGACAAAGAAGCCAACATCGTTGCTGTAAAAGAGTTCCTGTACACAGAAGACTAA
- a CDS encoding glycosyltransferase family 4 protein — protein sequence MNIQRERNAFMEKIMILANDTTYTYNLRDEVIERLIKEKYEVVIAAKMLHYQDELQSLGVRLIDIQTNRHGKNPLSDILLLQKYYKLIKTEKPDIVLTYNIKPNSYGGIACRLTKTRYLTNITGLGTAIENPSILQIIAKKIYKAGVAGACCVFFQNEENRQFFINHSMLRKKCKTVLLPGSGVNLKKHLPLEYPKGEVINFLFVARVMKEKGIDIYLNAAKQIHQKYNNTLFHICGICDDEKYLKKLKETDKYIQYHGEQKNMIPFYEMAHCIVHPSFYPEGMSNVLLEAAAHCRPIITTDRSGCREIVDNGINGYIIPCHSHEKLIESIEMFMKLCWLEKKAMGIAARQKVEKEFDRQIVAEKYLEEVKKA from the coding sequence ATGAATATACAAAGAGAGAGAAATGCTTTTATGGAAAAAATAATGATTTTGGCAAATGATACAACATATACCTATAATCTTCGAGATGAAGTAATAGAACGCCTAATAAAAGAAAAGTATGAGGTTGTTATTGCAGCAAAAATGCTTCATTATCAAGATGAATTACAATCATTAGGTGTCCGATTAATTGATATTCAGACGAATCGGCATGGAAAAAATCCATTATCTGATATTCTACTTCTGCAGAAGTATTACAAATTGATAAAAACAGAAAAACCAGATATAGTTTTAACTTATAACATCAAGCCAAATTCGTATGGAGGTATAGCTTGCAGATTAACAAAGACACGATATTTAACAAATATTACAGGACTTGGTACAGCTATTGAGAATCCAAGCATATTACAGATAATTGCTAAAAAAATATACAAAGCAGGAGTTGCAGGGGCTTGTTGTGTGTTTTTTCAGAATGAGGAAAACAGGCAATTCTTTATAAATCATAGTATGTTAAGAAAAAAATGTAAGACTGTTCTTCTTCCTGGATCTGGTGTAAATCTCAAAAAACACTTGCCATTAGAATATCCAAAGGGAGAAGTTATCAATTTTCTTTTTGTTGCACGAGTTATGAAAGAGAAAGGTATAGATATTTACTTGAATGCAGCTAAGCAGATTCATCAAAAATATAATAATACACTCTTTCATATATGTGGAATATGTGATGACGAAAAGTACTTGAAAAAGCTAAAAGAGACCGATAAATATATCCAATATCATGGTGAGCAGAAAAACATGATACCATTTTATGAGATGGCTCATTGTATCGTTCATCCAAGTTTTTATCCGGAAGGAATGAGCAATGTGCTTCTAGAAGCAGCGGCACATTGTCGACCTATTATTACTACAGACAGATCTGGTTGTCGCGAAATTGTAGATAATGGGATAAATGGCTATATAATTCCATGCCATAGTCATGAGAAACTTATAGAGTCTATTGAGATGTTTATGAAATTATGTTGGTTAGAGAAAAAGGCAATGGGTATAGCTGCAAGACAAAAAGTTGAAAAGGAATTTGATCGACAGATTGTTGCAGAAAAGTATTTAGAAGAAGTGAAAAAGGCATGA
- a CDS encoding RHS repeat protein, with protein MKKLIRVIPVLLILTLLLSTIYGASAAVTPQSLRIPAYTLTDCEWNENGQLVSETAHDVDGNPAVNSRGFHKAEYTWDAKGNPLTENYTGLNGELVVADSGYAKTVFTYENNSKGVPHIVAEDRYAADGSRADIPGSYSYRRDIWDGDQIFSTSYYDAKDNLTQPTGGYARILYSLEEDENAVVITKRYEDANGNVLLGSEGGAKVVSTYAKGLTAASNARVDNMGLGMMLANTSNGDREGVPNSIPESERGELFNTVVLDDNDRKPMLVSTEIYGTDGSKTLGAQRWQREVRSYDERGNLTRTDYYGADGELIISSTGTASTVNTYDELNRVIQIDYLDRDGQLLKMLNGYARVTYEYYGSSDRVHYIRYFGADGNRTMITSGISMIEFEYDDNNEFDWDKRETYYDILDEYTQSNGGFARIEWKWDEVRTYDNKGNEIWVLNPDYDRWEKYYGTDMNLIERKAGHAGIENIRNEYGQVIKTVYMNDQWQPTRYEEGQYAWIEYQYETNDPTEPACYEAYFDKDGNPVEGITGAYARSMVYGGPKKNLLLEESFFDAEGNPDTSVITGAHKATYTYDRNLLQTSVHYYNSDGTLFATRNGEAAMLREYNSKGSLLWEFTFGDDNKPMAVNGTNAAQVHSYDYAGHHTGEKFFDENGTPVTNSNGYASAIYEYDAKGNITSISYYNAENMPTLVSGRAKVEREYDNAHHMTYELNVGTNGRPVLQSDGYAARKLTYDPETGLTAKVEYLDAQGEPVVISQGYASYEVKYDHAGNLTLRAYYDEKGELIAPANPGYAKLERQIDAQGRVTEEVRYNADGSLQENREGYAVTQTIYEDNKTTIAYLNANREPADTSFGYAKKETEIDYMGNTVSIAYFGAKNEPVKIADGYHTQKNTWDMEGHQLSEKYFDENGKPVACPKGYASFICEYDKNGNTTREVYFGVNGEVAKVIAGAPEVLREYDDENRLLNEKYLDETGMPFMLRGDYAATECEYDARGNLLSEKFFGIEGQPVISTKGYAQKTDTYDIRGHLLSEEYSDGKGNLLMQQIGYAKKLQTWDSHGNLLSEAWFDESNQPALQENTYGYKTYKYDNHNNLTEEAWYHHEGAPTILADGYNRVVHVYNAFDRRVRSVWYYNMDIVTLPEGYAAKTFEYDARGRITKTSCLDDKMQRVMTKKGYSAEQKVYDNANNVLQVRYLDVNDKLTRLPEGFSVWQREYDKNNHVILEQFLDENERIASLTDRAPASRNVYDARGRLVRIEYLNTGLQAIETQFGYATIQYAYDDQDRRTNITYLDVNGLNTMISAGYAGIRYEYSDQGKIWRTTYLDVSGQPTLFKDGYAASEFIYDNDLNQIGTIYLDDKYNRTYISAGYSGIRRAVDKNGDILTEIYLDNEDLPVAGAGGYATRRNTWDNLRRVVRRDYLDKDGQPAKLSSGYCSVTYQYDSNSNKIRESYYNKDGELIWNNDGYCEILLKYDERNHCIEERLLTRGGKPAVHNYGRYSSMTRKVDEDGRVLEVHFYDEQGRPTFYANDYAEARYVYDLAGRQTEVSYYDNEGNPMAVRRGYARMTTEYNTLGLKTEEAYYDVDGNLVDTQMGYAKEVSTYDDLGNRLSVKYLNTAQLQVVPEGSAYAYYLMDYDDAGRILSEEYYDEMDKPTLCREGYYAHYAEYTEKGRLKVETYLDNENKPVAYNGYSKRELVEEDEEKNTYTLRVMNETMDDESYIESRQTFDKYDRMIRISYFDKAGNPAVGAEGASTVEKEYTGRGQIALEKFYDAANKATAVNGAYGVATTYTPFGRIDKQTWLDEDGNPAPNADGYAALTYSYDLTNAAKVEKYIQKYFDENDEPCADILGAYGVSILYYPNTRVHEVTYLDDEGKPINTTKGYAQLQYEEDENGNRTWEGYFDKHGGQANCDEGYSSKESEYDSAGRLIAERYLDRYNKLTNNAEGFAGWNGYYDAEGNLILTSKYDLNREALPTENP; from the coding sequence ATGAAAAAGCTCATCAGGGTGATTCCGGTTCTTCTGATTCTGACACTGTTACTCAGCACCATTTATGGAGCGTCTGCCGCAGTGACGCCCCAGAGCCTGCGTATTCCTGCTTACACCTTGACGGATTGTGAGTGGAATGAAAACGGTCAGCTGGTCAGCGAAACAGCGCATGATGTGGATGGCAATCCCGCTGTTAACAGCCGGGGGTTCCATAAGGCGGAATATACCTGGGACGCAAAAGGCAATCCGCTGACCGAGAACTATACCGGTCTGAACGGTGAACTTGTTGTGGCTGACAGTGGCTATGCCAAAACTGTTTTCACTTATGAGAACAACTCCAAGGGAGTTCCCCACATCGTGGCGGAAGATCGCTATGCAGCTGACGGCAGCCGTGCAGATATCCCCGGAAGCTACAGCTATCGCCGGGATATCTGGGATGGGGATCAGATTTTCTCCACTTCATACTACGATGCAAAGGACAATCTGACCCAGCCTACAGGTGGTTACGCCCGGATCCTCTACAGCCTGGAAGAGGATGAAAACGCTGTTGTGATCACCAAGCGTTATGAAGACGCAAACGGCAATGTCCTGCTGGGTTCGGAAGGCGGAGCAAAAGTTGTTTCCACCTACGCCAAGGGTCTGACGGCTGCTTCCAATGCTCGGGTAGACAATATGGGGCTTGGAATGATGCTTGCCAATACGTCAAATGGTGATCGCGAAGGTGTTCCGAATTCCATACCTGAAAGTGAACGGGGAGAGCTGTTCAACACTGTAGTTCTGGATGATAATGATCGGAAGCCTATGCTTGTTTCCACAGAAATCTATGGTACAGACGGTAGCAAGACGCTGGGTGCTCAGCGCTGGCAGCGGGAAGTTCGAAGCTATGATGAACGCGGAAACCTTACCCGTACAGACTATTATGGTGCGGATGGGGAACTCATCATTTCTTCTACCGGAACTGCGTCTACTGTTAATACTTATGATGAACTGAACCGCGTGATCCAGATTGATTACCTGGATCGTGATGGTCAGCTACTCAAAATGCTGAACGGCTATGCCCGAGTAACCTATGAGTACTACGGAAGTAGCGATCGCGTGCATTATATCCGCTATTTCGGTGCAGATGGTAACCGTACCATGATTACATCCGGTATATCTATGATTGAATTCGAATATGACGATAACAACGAATTCGACTGGGATAAGCGGGAAACCTATTATGATATTCTGGATGAATACACTCAGTCCAACGGTGGCTTTGCCCGGATTGAATGGAAATGGGATGAAGTCCGTACTTATGACAATAAGGGCAATGAAATCTGGGTGTTGAATCCAGACTATGATCGGTGGGAAAAATATTATGGTACAGATATGAACCTGATTGAACGTAAGGCAGGTCATGCTGGGATAGAGAATATACGCAACGAATATGGTCAAGTCATTAAAACAGTGTATATGAATGACCAATGGCAACCTACCCGATATGAGGAAGGACAGTATGCCTGGATCGAATATCAGTATGAAACCAATGATCCGACAGAACCCGCCTGCTATGAAGCTTACTTCGATAAGGATGGCAATCCGGTGGAAGGCATTACCGGTGCCTATGCCCGTAGCATGGTCTACGGTGGACCGAAGAAGAACCTGCTTCTTGAGGAATCCTTCTTTGATGCAGAAGGTAATCCTGATACCAGCGTGATAACCGGTGCACATAAAGCTACATACACTTACGACCGCAATCTGCTGCAGACTTCAGTCCATTACTACAATTCGGACGGTACACTTTTCGCTACCCGAAACGGGGAAGCGGCTATGCTGCGGGAGTATAACAGCAAGGGAAGCCTGCTGTGGGAATTCACCTTCGGGGACGATAATAAACCCATGGCAGTGAATGGTACCAATGCTGCCCAGGTTCATAGTTATGACTACGCCGGACATCATACAGGTGAGAAGTTCTTCGATGAGAACGGCACTCCTGTGACCAACAGTAATGGTTATGCCAGTGCCATCTATGAATATGATGCGAAAGGCAATATCACTTCCATTTCCTATTACAATGCGGAGAATATGCCTACTCTTGTCAGCGGACGGGCTAAAGTGGAACGGGAATATGATAACGCCCACCATATGACCTATGAACTGAACGTTGGTACCAATGGTCGCCCGGTTCTGCAGAGCGATGGCTATGCTGCTCGGAAACTGACCTATGATCCTGAAACCGGTTTGACCGCGAAGGTTGAATATCTGGACGCCCAGGGCGAACCGGTTGTGATCTCCCAGGGCTATGCTTCCTATGAAGTGAAATATGACCACGCCGGAAATCTGACTCTGCGTGCTTATTATGACGAAAAGGGCGAGCTTATTGCTCCCGCTAATCCCGGTTATGCCAAGCTGGAACGGCAGATCGACGCCCAGGGGCGGGTAACTGAGGAAGTCCGTTATAACGCAGACGGATCCTTGCAGGAAAATCGTGAGGGTTATGCGGTAACCCAGACCATTTATGAAGACAACAAAACTACGATTGCTTATCTGAATGCGAACCGTGAACCCGCGGATACTTCCTTTGGCTATGCAAAGAAAGAAACTGAAATCGATTATATGGGCAACACCGTGAGTATCGCTTACTTCGGTGCAAAGAATGAGCCTGTAAAAATCGCTGACGGATACCATACCCAGAAAAACACCTGGGATATGGAAGGCCACCAGCTGAGCGAGAAGTACTTTGACGAAAACGGCAAACCTGTTGCCTGTCCGAAGGGCTATGCTTCCTTCATCTGTGAGTATGATAAGAATGGAAACACCACTCGGGAAGTGTACTTTGGTGTGAACGGAGAAGTTGCCAAGGTCATTGCCGGTGCTCCGGAAGTCCTGCGGGAGTATGACGATGAGAATCGTCTCCTGAATGAAAAATATCTTGATGAAACCGGTATGCCCTTTATGCTGCGCGGTGACTATGCAGCCACTGAATGCGAATATGACGCTCGTGGCAATCTGCTGAGCGAAAAATTCTTCGGCATAGAGGGACAGCCGGTGATCTCTACCAAGGGCTATGCCCAGAAGACGGACACCTATGATATCCGCGGTCATCTCCTGTCTGAAGAATACTCCGATGGCAAAGGCAATCTTCTGATGCAGCAGATCGGCTACGCGAAGAAGTTGCAGACTTGGGACAGCCACGGTAATCTGCTGAGTGAAGCCTGGTTCGATGAATCCAATCAGCCTGCCCTGCAGGAAAACACCTACGGATATAAGACCTATAAATATGATAACCATAATAACCTGACAGAAGAGGCTTGGTATCACCATGAAGGAGCTCCGACCATACTAGCGGACGGTTATAACCGTGTGGTTCACGTATATAATGCCTTTGATCGCCGGGTCCGTAGTGTCTGGTATTACAACATGGATATTGTGACCCTGCCGGAAGGATATGCTGCCAAGACCTTCGAATATGACGCCAGGGGTCGGATCACTAAGACTTCCTGCCTGGATGATAAGATGCAGCGGGTAATGACGAAGAAGGGTTATTCTGCTGAACAGAAGGTCTATGATAATGCCAATAATGTCTTGCAGGTCCGTTACCTGGATGTCAATGATAAGCTGACCCGCCTGCCGGAGGGCTTCAGCGTTTGGCAGCGTGAGTATGACAAAAACAATCACGTGATCCTGGAACAGTTCCTGGATGAGAATGAACGGATTGCTTCTCTCACTGACCGTGCTCCTGCTTCCAGAAATGTATATGATGCAAGAGGACGTCTTGTGCGCATAGAATACCTGAATACAGGTTTACAAGCTATTGAGACACAATTTGGCTACGCAACTATACAGTATGCATACGATGATCAGGATCGCCGTACCAACATTACCTACCTGGATGTTAATGGATTGAACACTATGATCTCCGCTGGTTATGCCGGCATTCGGTATGAATACAGTGATCAGGGCAAGATCTGGCGCACCACTTACCTTGATGTTTCTGGCCAACCGACGCTTTTCAAGGATGGATACGCTGCCAGCGAGTTTATCTATGACAATGATCTGAACCAGATTGGCACCATCTACCTGGATGACAAGTACAACAGAACTTATATCAGTGCTGGATATTCTGGCATCCGCCGCGCAGTGGATAAAAATGGGGACATCCTGACAGAAATCTACCTGGATAATGAAGACCTGCCGGTGGCAGGTGCGGGCGGATACGCCACGCGACGCAACACCTGGGATAACCTTCGCAGGGTGGTTCGTAGAGACTATCTGGATAAGGATGGCCAGCCGGCTAAGCTTTCCAGCGGTTACTGTTCTGTTACTTATCAGTATGACAGTAACAGCAACAAGATCCGTGAGTCCTACTATAACAAGGATGGCGAACTGATCTGGAATAATGACGGTTATTGCGAGATTTTGTTGAAATATGACGAGCGGAACCATTGCATCGAAGAACGTCTTCTGACCAGGGGCGGGAAGCCTGCCGTTCACAACTATGGACGCTACTCTTCCATGACCCGCAAGGTGGATGAGGACGGACGTGTGCTGGAAGTCCACTTCTATGATGAGCAGGGACGGCCTACCTTCTATGCCAACGACTATGCTGAAGCTCGGTATGTTTATGACCTGGCCGGACGGCAGACAGAAGTAAGCTACTATGATAATGAAGGTAATCCGATGGCAGTACGCCGCGGCTATGCAAGAATGACAACAGAATACAATACGCTGGGTCTGAAAACCGAGGAAGCCTACTACGATGTAGACGGTAACCTGGTGGATACCCAGATGGGTTATGCCAAGGAAGTATCCACCTATGATGATTTAGGTAACCGACTATCTGTCAAATATTTGAACACTGCGCAGCTGCAGGTTGTTCCGGAAGGCTCAGCATATGCTTATTACCTGATGGACTACGATGATGCTGGGCGGATCCTGAGTGAAGAATACTACGATGAAATGGACAAGCCCACTTTGTGCAGGGAAGGCTATTATGCCCATTACGCCGAATATACCGAAAAGGGACGCCTGAAGGTAGAAACCTATCTGGACAACGAGAATAAGCCTGTTGCTTATAATGGTTACTCTAAGCGTGAACTAGTTGAGGAAGATGAAGAGAAAAATACATACACCCTCCGTGTCATGAATGAAACCATGGATGACGAGTCCTATATCGAAAGCCGCCAGACATTCGATAAGTATGACCGGATGATTAGGATAAGCTACTTCGATAAGGCTGGGAATCCGGCTGTTGGTGCGGAAGGCGCCAGTACGGTAGAGAAGGAATATACCGGACGCGGCCAGATCGCGCTGGAGAAGTTCTACGATGCGGCAAATAAAGCAACCGCTGTGAACGGTGCTTATGGTGTGGCTACTACCTATACTCCCTTTGGCCGTATTGATAAACAGACCTGGCTGGATGAGGACGGTAATCCTGCACCCAATGCTGATGGCTATGCGGCTTTGACCTATTCATATGATCTGACCAATGCCGCCAAGGTAGAAAAATATATCCAGAAATACTTTGATGAGAATGATGAGCCTTGTGCAGATATCCTGGGAGCCTATGGCGTCAGCATCCTCTACTATCCGAATACACGGGTTCACGAGGTAACCTACCTGGACGATGAAGGTAAACCGATTAATACAACAAAGGGATATGCCCAGCTTCAGTACGAAGAGGATGAAAACGGAAATCGTACCTGGGAAGGCTACTTCGACAAGCATGGCGGACAAGCTAACTGCGACGAAGGCTATTCAAGCAAGGAAAGTGAATACGACAGTGCAGGACGCCTGATCGCCGAGCGGTACCTGGATCGTTACAACAAACTGACAAACAATGCTGAAGGTTTTGCAGGATGGAATGGCTACTATGACGCGGAAGGTAACCTGATCCTGACAAGTAAGTACGATCTGAATAGGGAAGCACTTCCGACTGAGAATCCTTAA